Proteins found in one uncultured Campylobacter sp. genomic segment:
- a CDS encoding prepilin-type N-terminal cleavage/methylation domain-containing protein → MKNLKAFTMIELVFVIVVLGILAGIAVPRLAATRDDATIAKMRGDIAAIRSGLSLVRSENMMRGVTTWPALEGSDNATLFEGVLQQPIYPMRDGGRNGWTLVTNGNANATSTYIARVAGKRTTFDYYPTSALATAAGRNVGSFDCDHKDELCQSLAQ, encoded by the coding sequence ATGAAAAATTTAAAAGCTTTTACGATGATAGAGCTTGTTTTCGTCATCGTCGTTTTAGGTATTTTGGCGGGCATCGCGGTGCCTAGATTAGCCGCTACGCGCGATGATGCTACGATCGCTAAGATGCGTGGGGATATCGCCGCTATTAGAAGCGGACTTTCGCTAGTTAGAAGCGAGAATATGATGAGGGGCGTGACTACGTGGCCTGCTTTGGAGGGTTCGGACAATGCCACTCTTTTTGAAGGCGTTTTGCAGCAACCTATCTATCCTATGAGAGATGGCGGTAGGAACGGCTGGACTTTGGTTACGAACGGCAATGCTAATGCAACATCTACATATATCGCTAGAGTGGCAGGAAAAAGAACTACTTTTGATTACTATCCGACATCGGCTTTGGCTACGGCAGCGGGTAGGAATGTAGGCTCATTTGACTGCGATCACAAAGACGAGCTTTGCCAATCTTTAGCTCAATAG